A region from the Salicibibacter cibarius genome encodes:
- a CDS encoding metal ABC transporter solute-binding protein, Zn/Mn family, which yields MKKPTVIFLSAFTSMGVLLAACSDEESTAEGDDSAEGEEETTGDGPIQVTSTTSQISDIVENVGGEHVDNTGLMGPGIDPHDYEASQGDVETLDEADVIFWNGLNLEEQMADMLEQMANDQPVYELGENVPDEDILEDEEEAGTPDPHIWFDPEIWADAAVEGVADGLAEADPENADDYRANAEAYIDELDGLQEWAQDRVEDIDEESRVLVTAHDAFQYFGDAVGMEVMGLQGISTEAEVGLSDVQDVIDEMIERDVNALFSETSVDDSAVDAVIEGAQEQGHEVENGGALYSDAMGEPDTEEGTYVGMYEANVNQIVEALE from the coding sequence TTGAAGAAGCCAACTGTTATCTTTTTATCTGCATTTACAAGCATGGGGGTGTTGCTAGCCGCTTGTAGCGATGAAGAATCGACTGCGGAGGGAGACGATTCCGCGGAAGGGGAAGAAGAAACCACGGGGGATGGTCCCATCCAAGTGACATCGACGACTAGCCAAATCAGTGATATCGTGGAAAATGTCGGCGGGGAACACGTAGACAACACCGGGTTAATGGGACCCGGCATTGACCCGCACGATTATGAAGCTTCCCAGGGAGACGTAGAAACGCTGGATGAAGCGGATGTTATTTTTTGGAATGGATTGAACTTGGAAGAACAAATGGCGGATATGTTGGAACAAATGGCGAATGATCAACCGGTGTACGAATTGGGGGAAAATGTTCCGGACGAAGATATTCTAGAGGATGAAGAAGAAGCCGGAACGCCTGATCCACACATTTGGTTTGACCCTGAAATTTGGGCTGATGCGGCGGTTGAAGGGGTCGCAGATGGTTTAGCAGAGGCCGATCCTGAAAATGCGGATGACTATCGAGCAAACGCAGAAGCGTATATCGATGAACTCGATGGACTGCAAGAATGGGCTCAAGATCGGGTCGAAGATATTGACGAAGAAAGCCGCGTGCTTGTGACCGCCCATGACGCATTCCAATACTTCGGTGACGCCGTAGGCATGGAAGTGATGGGTCTGCAAGGCATTAGTACAGAGGCCGAGGTCGGGCTAAGCGATGTGCAGGATGTTATTGATGAAATGATTGAACGGGATGTTAACGCGCTTTTTTCCGAAACGAGTGTTGACGATAGTGCCGTTGACGCTGTCATCGAAGGTGCGCAAGAACAAGGACACGAGGTTGAAAACGGCGGTGCGCTTTATTCCGATGCGATGGGAGAACCCGACACTGAAGAGGGTACGTATGTCGGGATGTACGAAGCGAATGTCAATCAAATCGTGGAAGCCTTGGAATAA
- a CDS encoding DJ-1/PfpI family protein: MTIRKVGIFLYDYVDSLDFVGLAEVLSFTSYNKGDQVEIFTITEFGQRIRTHSGVKIMPDFSIVNAPEIDILIIPRGPLKAVQSVAKNQKVKDWIIKHKNSDYICSVCTGTYILGATGLLDGKKATTHHLAVKDLQAKYPHIQVLSVSKVVHTHNLISSAGVSSGINMAMYLVEQIFGKPTAERTAHTLLDWKKTLFLPM, translated from the coding sequence ATGACAATAAGAAAAGTAGGCATTTTTCTTTATGATTATGTAGATAGTTTAGATTTTGTCGGTCTTGCAGAAGTGTTATCTTTCACTTCATACAATAAAGGTGATCAAGTTGAGATATTCACTATTACAGAGTTTGGACAACGAATAAGAACTCATTCAGGAGTAAAAATCATGCCTGATTTTAGCATTGTTAATGCTCCTGAAATAGATATTCTCATCATTCCAAGGGGGCCTTTGAAGGCGGTTCAATCTGTGGCTAAGAATCAAAAGGTAAAAGATTGGATTATTAAACACAAAAATAGTGACTATATATGTTCTGTTTGCACTGGCACGTATATCTTGGGAGCAACTGGATTGCTGGATGGAAAAAAGGCAACAACGCATCATCTTGCTGTGAAAGACCTACAAGCAAAGTATCCTCATATTCAGGTTTTATCGGTCAGCAAAGTCGTTCATACTCATAATCTTATATCCTCTGCCGGCGTTTCTTCCGGAATAAACATGGCAATGTATCTTGTAGAACAAATTTTTGGAAAGCCTACAGCTGAAAGAACGGCCCATACCCTCCTGGATTGGAAGAAAACACTTTTTCTGCCAATGTAG
- a CDS encoding metal ABC transporter ATP-binding protein: protein MNPITATNVTVAYHRKPVLQSINFEAPEGKLIGIIGPNGAGKSTLLKSILGLVPKASGEVNIYGKAYRKQRQKVGYVPQRGSVDWDFPTNALDVVLMGRYGQIGMFRRVKKKDRREAMSCLEKVGMDQYANRQISQLSGGQQQRVFLARALAQNAQVYFMDEPFVGVDAATEKAIIQLLSELKDQGKTVLVVHHDLQTVRDYFDWIMLLNVRKIAFGPTAETFKKDLLQKTYGGKLTLLDQEEEQGVTTLA, encoded by the coding sequence ATGAATCCAATAACTGCAACGAACGTTACCGTTGCCTATCACCGCAAACCGGTCCTCCAAAGTATTAATTTTGAGGCACCGGAAGGCAAACTTATCGGCATCATCGGTCCCAATGGAGCGGGAAAATCAACATTGTTGAAGTCGATTCTCGGTCTTGTGCCAAAGGCCTCCGGTGAAGTAAACATTTATGGAAAAGCCTACCGTAAGCAACGGCAAAAGGTCGGTTATGTTCCGCAAAGGGGTTCGGTCGACTGGGATTTTCCGACGAATGCTCTCGACGTCGTGCTCATGGGGCGATATGGGCAGATCGGTATGTTTCGCAGAGTAAAAAAGAAGGACCGTAGAGAAGCCATGTCCTGTCTTGAAAAAGTCGGCATGGATCAGTACGCAAACCGGCAAATCAGCCAGTTGTCGGGTGGCCAGCAACAGCGTGTGTTTCTCGCCCGCGCACTCGCGCAAAACGCGCAAGTCTATTTTATGGATGAACCGTTTGTCGGCGTAGATGCCGCTACGGAGAAAGCGATTATCCAGCTATTAAGCGAGCTAAAAGACCAAGGGAAAACCGTTCTCGTCGTTCATCATGATTTGCAAACCGTCCGGGACTATTTTGACTGGATCATGCTGCTAAATGTCCGGAAAATCGCTTTCGGGCCAACGGCGGAAACGTTTAAAAAAGATCTTTTGCAAAAAACATATGGCGGCAAATTAACACTCCTCGACCAGGAAGAAGAACAGGGAGTGACCACACTTGCTTGA
- a CDS encoding stage V sporulation protein AA, which yields MERLIYIRLYPRVKVNPDQSVYLQDIAQYILPSNEPGELLETPIYTVSENDGRVATIDSLQVIRFIKKMFPEMNVESLGENHTILEIVSSSKSPTFMRVSFVWLLLFFGSGLAIMHFHEDVNMSAVHKKMFFMLTGQEDEYPLILQIPYSLGIGLGMILFFNRVFKKKFNEEPSPLEVEMFNYQQNLDEYTVMDKQQEDKKDE from the coding sequence ATGGAGAGGCTTATATACATACGTTTATACCCACGGGTAAAGGTTAATCCTGATCAATCCGTCTATTTACAAGATATCGCACAATATATTCTTCCCTCCAACGAGCCGGGGGAACTATTGGAGACGCCAATCTATACAGTGTCCGAAAATGATGGGAGAGTTGCCACCATTGACTCTCTGCAAGTGATTCGTTTTATTAAAAAAATGTTTCCGGAAATGAATGTTGAAAGCCTTGGTGAAAATCATACGATATTGGAAATTGTGTCATCTTCAAAATCTCCCACTTTCATGCGTGTCAGTTTTGTTTGGTTATTGTTGTTTTTCGGCTCGGGCTTAGCCATTATGCATTTTCATGAAGACGTTAATATGTCGGCCGTTCACAAAAAAATGTTTTTCATGCTGACAGGGCAAGAAGATGAGTATCCCTTAATACTCCAGATTCCGTATTCACTTGGGATTGGTTTAGGGATGATACTATTTTTCAACCGCGTATTTAAAAAGAAATTCAATGAAGAACCGAGCCCATTGGAAGTCGAGATGTTTAATTACCAGCAAAATTTAGATGAATATACCGTGATGGATAAGCAGCAGGAGGACAAAAAAGACGAATGA
- a CDS encoding stage V sporulation protein AB, whose protein sequence is MNVLDAIFIIVSGFSEGLIIGAGLVAFLTILGVIQRLTQLTRTQAYVHAYQWAVILGSFIFTVFGQWNIHFSLPLLSTIITGIFSGMFVGALAAALTEVLNVLPVLAKRTGLVDRIMWLLFAVIFGKVTGSLFQWIIFSPFPY, encoded by the coding sequence ATGAATGTGCTCGATGCAATTTTTATTATTGTTTCCGGATTCTCCGAAGGTTTAATTATAGGGGCAGGGTTGGTTGCTTTTTTGACGATTTTAGGCGTTATTCAACGTTTGACGCAATTAACGAGAACACAAGCTTATGTTCATGCTTATCAATGGGCTGTTATCCTTGGATCTTTTATTTTCACCGTTTTTGGACAGTGGAATATTCATTTCTCTTTGCCGCTGTTGAGCACCATCATCACTGGAATTTTCTCGGGCATGTTCGTAGGCGCGCTTGCAGCTGCATTGACGGAAGTCCTTAATGTGCTTCCTGTTTTGGCAAAAAGGACAGGCCTCGTTGATCGCATTATGTGGCTCTTATTCGCAGTCATTTTTGGGAAGGTGACGGGGTCTTTGTTCCAATGGATCATTTTCAGTCCATTTCCGTATTGA